A single Tuberibacillus sp. Marseille-P3662 DNA region contains:
- a CDS encoding MFS transporter, with product MGQPKPSAWTVMAIASIPLIMTLGNSMLVPVFPQMKSSLHLSQFQVSLTITVFSIAAAIFIPIAGYLSDRFSRKAVILPCLILYGAGGLLGGAAAAWFGNPFLWIIVGRILQGLGASGTAPIAMALTGDLFNGSKESKVLGLVEASNGFGKVLSPILGSLLAILAWYMVFFAFPAVCVLSILLTWIFVKEKKKQKSAPPFGQYLKGLGSVFKQEGRWLLTAYLAGAVCLMTIFGILFYLSDVLEQKYNLEGVPKGGILAIPLGVMLLTNYLTGSLIKQNQKRMKMFIVIGLLLMTASFSTLVFFQALIPFLAILAVSSVGTGMVLPCLNTLITSAVGQSKRGFVTSLYGSVRFLGVAAGPPLYGFLMEWSRTGMFLSTAGLTLVTAFLSLLLIKVPSKEPEKQKQSLFQKLEFNTQK from the coding sequence TTGGGACAACCCAAGCCATCGGCATGGACCGTGATGGCCATTGCATCAATCCCCTTAATTATGACATTGGGGAATTCCATGCTCGTTCCAGTTTTTCCACAAATGAAATCATCATTACATCTATCCCAATTTCAGGTAAGCTTAACGATTACCGTATTTTCTATTGCAGCGGCCATATTTATTCCTATTGCCGGCTATTTATCGGATCGGTTTTCGCGAAAAGCTGTCATTCTTCCATGTCTCATTCTATATGGAGCCGGTGGACTTCTTGGAGGAGCAGCGGCTGCGTGGTTTGGCAATCCTTTTCTCTGGATTATTGTCGGGCGCATCCTGCAAGGACTTGGAGCCTCTGGGACCGCCCCGATTGCGATGGCTTTAACCGGTGACCTATTTAACGGCAGTAAGGAAAGTAAGGTTTTGGGTCTCGTTGAGGCATCCAATGGATTTGGAAAAGTGTTATCCCCCATCCTTGGATCCCTCTTGGCGATCTTGGCCTGGTATATGGTCTTTTTCGCGTTTCCGGCTGTCTGTGTGTTGTCCATTCTTTTGACATGGATTTTTGTCAAAGAAAAAAAGAAGCAAAAGTCCGCGCCACCATTCGGGCAATATTTAAAAGGTTTAGGTTCTGTTTTTAAGCAGGAAGGCCGCTGGTTACTAACGGCCTATCTGGCTGGCGCCGTTTGTTTAATGACGATATTTGGGATTTTATTTTACTTATCAGATGTTTTAGAACAAAAATATAACTTAGAAGGCGTACCCAAGGGCGGTATACTTGCTATTCCGCTTGGCGTCATGTTATTGACGAATTACCTAACTGGAAGCTTAATTAAGCAAAATCAAAAACGAATGAAAATGTTTATCGTGATCGGTCTCCTACTCATGACAGCATCATTTTCTACATTAGTCTTCTTTCAAGCTCTGATTCCGTTCTTAGCAATCCTTGCCGTCAGCAGTGTTGGGACGGGCATGGTGCTCCCTTGTCTGAACACCTTAATTACGAGTGCTGTCGGCCAATCCAAGCGCGGATTTGTGACATCTTTGTATGGATCTGTCCGTTTCCTAGGTGTTGCTGCGGGGCCTCCCCTTTACGGCTTTTTAATGGAATGGTCAAGAACCGGCATGTTTCTTTCGACGGCAGGTCTAACCCTAGTAACGGCCTTCCTGTCACTATTATTAATTAAAGTCCCGAGCAAAGAGCCTGAGAAGCAAAAACAATCATTGTTCCAAAAACTTGAATTCAACACACAAAAATAG
- a CDS encoding tripartite tricarboxylate transporter permease: MDYFLEVLQLNHLTFIFLGVLVGIIVGSLPGLTPTMGVALCIPFTFPLDPINGLLMIGGIFFGSVYGGSYPAVLFNVPGAPASVATTFDGYPMAKKGLARKCLEIGTMASFIGGLFGICLLLFFSPILTQFALQFGPAESFWLAILGITLIATLSQGSVMKDLLGACLGIAFSFIGISVFSGTSRFTFGLDALTGGFHVVAVLVGLFAFPQALNLLEELHQRKKQHHDHSSDTTNMKPSSIRQSLRTLIKHRKSLTIGSIIGGFVGILPGAGGNIASVAAYSEAKRSSRNKHLFGKGHPEGIVASESANNALVGGSLIPLLTLGIPGSPTAAIFLGGILIHGIWPGRSLFVNHADVAYPFLYGMLLVPFATLIFGLALIPLASRLVRIPSYYMAPMIISFCIIGAYATQNSLLDVYSMVLIGIGMYILHKYQFEPAPIALGFILGPIAEQGLLQGIAIGQANGSVLSYFTGSYWNLILIAIIGLSILKPMIQARKHLIKHWSDSPFSPIKGLPWFVFALIMAGALLFVSQFQFSDQIFPQIVFASMLLLSLMLFMKTSFNKEAVHNKIRFNSNPSFYALVGVISVISLMMNLVGFYIQALLLMAVVPLYYKMQRYHHSTLMSISLIAAGFTCILFVVFTTVMNVPLPTSIFLYPVK; encoded by the coding sequence GTGGATTATTTTTTGGAAGTATTACAATTGAACCATCTCACCTTTATTTTCCTAGGGGTTCTAGTTGGCATTATTGTGGGTTCCCTACCTGGTCTGACACCAACCATGGGCGTCGCTCTTTGCATTCCATTCACTTTTCCATTAGATCCGATTAACGGCTTATTAATGATCGGCGGGATTTTTTTCGGAAGTGTCTATGGGGGGTCGTATCCAGCTGTACTCTTTAATGTTCCTGGGGCGCCTGCTTCTGTGGCAACGACGTTTGACGGGTATCCCATGGCGAAAAAAGGTCTAGCCAGAAAGTGTTTAGAAATTGGGACTATGGCTTCGTTTATTGGCGGATTATTTGGCATCTGCCTGTTACTCTTCTTTTCACCTATACTTACTCAGTTTGCACTACAATTCGGGCCTGCTGAAAGCTTCTGGTTAGCCATCTTAGGGATTACGTTGATTGCAACACTGTCGCAAGGGTCGGTTATGAAAGACCTTCTGGGTGCATGTCTGGGCATTGCTTTCTCTTTCATCGGGATCAGTGTATTTTCAGGAACATCCCGATTCACCTTTGGCCTAGACGCACTCACGGGCGGATTCCATGTTGTTGCCGTTCTCGTCGGACTGTTCGCTTTCCCGCAAGCCCTTAACCTTCTTGAAGAGCTCCATCAAAGGAAAAAGCAACATCATGACCATTCTTCTGACACAACGAATATGAAACCATCATCTATCCGACAATCTTTAAGAACCTTAATCAAACATAGAAAATCACTGACGATAGGAAGCATTATTGGTGGATTTGTCGGTATTCTTCCAGGTGCCGGTGGTAACATCGCCAGTGTAGCTGCTTATAGTGAAGCCAAACGATCTTCAAGAAATAAGCATCTCTTCGGAAAAGGTCATCCTGAAGGGATTGTTGCCTCTGAGAGCGCCAATAACGCCCTCGTTGGTGGATCCCTTATCCCACTGTTAACCTTGGGCATCCCAGGATCACCGACAGCAGCCATTTTTCTTGGCGGGATTTTAATTCACGGCATATGGCCGGGAAGGAGTTTATTTGTTAACCATGCAGACGTGGCCTATCCATTTTTGTATGGCATGTTACTCGTGCCATTCGCCACGTTAATATTCGGGTTAGCCCTCATTCCCCTAGCCAGCCGGTTAGTCCGTATTCCAAGTTATTATATGGCTCCAATGATTATATCTTTCTGTATTATTGGGGCTTATGCCACTCAGAACAGCTTATTAGATGTCTATTCTATGGTTTTGATCGGTATCGGGATGTACATTCTGCACAAATACCAATTTGAACCAGCCCCCATTGCTCTTGGTTTTATACTAGGTCCGATTGCTGAACAAGGGTTATTGCAGGGGATAGCAATCGGTCAGGCTAATGGAAGTGTTTTATCCTACTTTACAGGCAGCTACTGGAACCTCATTCTCATCGCTATTATCGGGCTTTCCATTTTGAAGCCAATGATACAAGCACGTAAGCATTTAATTAAGCATTGGTCTGATTCACCGTTCTCTCCTATAAAGGGCTTGCCATGGTTTGTTTTCGCATTGATCATGGCCGGTGCCCTACTGTTTGTCTCTCAGTTTCAGTTTTCAGATCAAATCTTTCCACAAATCGTGTTTGCTTCAATGCTATTATTGTCGCTTATGCTGTTTATGAAAACGTCATTTAACAAAGAAGCCGTCCATAACAAGATCCGCTTTAACTCAAATCCGTCTTTCTATGCTCTTGTCGGTGTAATTAGTGTGATCAGTTTGATGATGAACCTCGTCGGCTTCTATATCCAGGCGCTGCTGTTAATGGCTGTTGTTCCTTTATATTACAAAATGCAGCGATATCATCACTCAACCCTCATGAGTATCAGCTTAATTGCTGCAGGGTTTACCTGCATTTTGTTCGTTGTGTTTACAACCGTCATGAATGTGCCCCTTCCTACAAGCATCTTCTTATACCCCGTTAAATAA